One Kiritimatiellia bacterium genomic region harbors:
- the rbfA gene encoding 30S ribosome-binding factor RbfA: MSVDRITRLNELLKRELADALFRVMQNERFDVSSATITRVLLGRDLREARVYVSIRNHEDERRGMLSALQRRRVEFQRLINRDLVLKYTPRLSFELDTSLEEGDRVLDILNKLDKE, translated from the coding sequence ATGAGTGTTGACCGCATCACCAGATTGAACGAACTCTTGAAGCGGGAGCTGGCCGACGCGTTGTTCCGCGTCATGCAGAATGAGCGCTTTGACGTTTCCTCGGCAACCATTACCCGCGTGCTTCTCGGCCGCGACCTGCGCGAGGCGCGCGTTTACGTCTCCATCCGCAACCATGAGGATGAAAGACGCGGCATGCTTTCCGCGTTGCAGCGCCGCCGGGTTGAGTTTCAGCGGCTGATCAACCGCGACCTGGTGTTGAAATACACGCCCCGCCTGAGTTTTGAGCTGGATACTTCGCTGGAGGAAGGCGACCGCGTTCTTGATATTTT
- the infB gene encoding translation initiation factor IF-2, with the protein MRIYDLARELNVANKELMAALQSIGVAFKSHSSSIDEEAVAKVRNIFAKKTPAPDAESARRPAPAKTSQNPPAPQTATPAQKPADLVEDKSRPRPGPDRAAQPPASKAETAGAIPPSEKTALKPAPPKKPAASAKSRTLVFHGPIIVRDLAERMDMKPNQLIAELMMMSILAAINERLEIKIAQQIAEKHGFTIELEKKPVETKPLSGQLFLDQEDEADRTEDLESRPPVVTFLGHIDHGKTSLLDRIRNAAVAKGEAGGITQHVGAYTAEHQGKKITFLDTPGHAAFTAMRARGANMTDIAVIVIAADDGVMPQTEEAIKHAQAAKTTIMVAINKIDLPGANTDKVKRQLQAIGLAPEEWGGDIICVEVSALTGRNIDRLLEMIILQSEILELKANPRARARGFVIEARMEPGMGPTANLLVSRGTLSVGDIILCGPYWGRVKALINDHGIKVRKAVPATPIKCMGLSGVPKAGEPFQVMPNDKMAREIAEQRSTEIRGLQTAPQKKISLETVFSAMAANQRLELRLILKCDTQGSLEAIQKMLAEIKSDKVSLAVILAAVGNINENDVMLASASNAIVFGFNVSKEEGVARAEKDEGVEIRLYGVIYDIFDQIKEAMSGMLQPETKEKYVGRAEVRQVFEISRKGQVAGCLIADGKVGARCRARVKRGGDVLYEGAIFSLKRFQDQVNEVRAGQECGMRLENFKDFQTGDTIEFFELEKVPQTL; encoded by the coding sequence ATGCGTATTTACGATTTAGCCAGAGAACTGAACGTCGCCAACAAGGAGCTGATGGCCGCCCTCCAGTCAATCGGAGTCGCCTTCAAGAGCCATTCCAGTTCAATTGACGAAGAAGCCGTCGCAAAAGTCAGAAATATTTTCGCAAAAAAAACACCGGCGCCGGATGCGGAAAGCGCGCGCCGCCCCGCCCCGGCCAAAACAAGCCAAAACCCGCCCGCTCCGCAGACTGCCACCCCTGCGCAAAAACCGGCGGATCTGGTTGAAGATAAATCCCGGCCGCGGCCCGGACCGGACAGGGCCGCCCAACCTCCCGCTTCAAAGGCGGAAACAGCGGGCGCAATCCCCCCCTCCGAAAAAACCGCCCTAAAACCGGCCCCGCCCAAAAAACCGGCGGCAAGCGCAAAAAGCAGGACGCTTGTTTTTCACGGCCCCATCATCGTGCGCGATCTGGCGGAGCGGATGGACATGAAGCCCAACCAGCTGATTGCCGAATTAATGATGATGAGCATCCTGGCCGCCATCAACGAGCGGCTGGAAATAAAAATCGCCCAGCAGATTGCTGAAAAACACGGTTTTACCATAGAGCTTGAAAAAAAGCCGGTTGAAACGAAACCCCTGTCGGGCCAATTGTTCCTGGACCAGGAAGATGAAGCGGACCGGACGGAAGACCTGGAAAGCAGGCCGCCGGTGGTTACTTTTCTGGGGCACATTGACCACGGCAAAACCTCCCTGCTTGACCGCATCCGCAACGCGGCCGTCGCCAAAGGCGAAGCGGGCGGCATAACCCAGCACGTGGGCGCTTATACGGCCGAACATCAGGGCAAAAAAATCACCTTTCTTGATACGCCGGGCCATGCCGCTTTCACCGCCATGCGGGCGCGCGGCGCGAACATGACCGATATTGCCGTGATTGTGATTGCCGCCGATGACGGCGTCATGCCCCAGACCGAAGAAGCCATCAAACACGCCCAGGCCGCCAAGACCACGATCATGGTGGCCATCAATAAAATTGATCTGCCCGGCGCCAACACCGATAAAGTCAAGCGGCAACTGCAGGCCATCGGCCTGGCGCCGGAAGAATGGGGCGGAGACATCATCTGCGTTGAGGTCAGCGCCCTGACCGGAAGGAATATTGACCGCCTGCTGGAAATGATTATTCTGCAGTCCGAAATCCTGGAACTCAAGGCCAATCCGCGCGCCAGAGCGCGCGGGTTCGTGATTGAAGCCCGGATGGAACCGGGAATGGGCCCCACCGCCAACCTCCTCGTGTCCCGCGGCACGTTGAGCGTCGGCGACATAATCCTCTGCGGTCCTTACTGGGGACGCGTCAAGGCCCTGATCAACGATCACGGGATCAAGGTGCGCAAGGCCGTTCCCGCCACACCGATCAAGTGCATGGGGCTCTCCGGGGTTCCCAAGGCCGGCGAGCCTTTCCAGGTGATGCCGAACGATAAAATGGCGCGCGAGATCGCCGAGCAGCGCAGCACGGAAATACGCGGCCTGCAGACGGCGCCCCAGAAAAAAATCTCGCTGGAAACCGTTTTTTCGGCCATGGCGGCCAACCAGCGGCTTGAGCTGCGCCTGATCCTCAAGTGCGATACGCAGGGCTCGCTTGAGGCGATCCAGAAAATGCTGGCCGAAATAAAAAGCGATAAAGTCTCGCTGGCCGTCATTCTCGCCGCGGTCGGCAACATCAATGAAAACGACGTCATGCTCGCCAGCGCTTCAAACGCGATTGTTTTCGGCTTCAATGTCAGCAAGGAGGAGGGAGTGGCCCGCGCCGAAAAGGACGAGGGCGTTGAAATCCGCCTCTACGGGGTGATTTACGACATTTTTGACCAGATCAAGGAAGCCATGAGCGGCATGTTGCAGCCCGAAACAAAAGAAAAATACGTCGGCCGGGCGGAGGTGCGCCAGGTGTTTGAAATCAGCCGGAAGGGACAGGTCGCCGGCTGCCTTATTGCCGACGGCAAGGTCGGCGCGCGCTGCCGAGCGCGGGTAAAACGCGGCGGCGACGTTCTCTACGAGGGCGCCATTTTCAGCCTGAAACGTTTCCAGGACCAGGTAAACGAGGTGCGCGCGGGCCAGGAGTGCGGCATGCGGCTTGAAAATTTCAAGGATTTCCAGACCGGCGATACCATTGAATTTTTTGAGCTGGAAAAAGTCCCCCAGACATTGTAA
- the nusA gene encoding transcription termination factor NusA, which yields MAVNDLLTVIENMEKERGISRESLVQMVEAALLSASRKSVGPANDLRIEIDRKTLNIKAYAKVEVAERVLSRHTQISLAEARKYKRDAKTGDIIEIEVPAREFGRIAAQTAKQAIIQKIRHAEKEIVVKEYKNREGDIINGTIVRLDHGDVIIDLGRVEAIMPARERVPTEEYQVGDRIRAYVLSVQDHTSGHHIVLSRSHPDFVRRLFTLEISELADKTIEIKGIAREAGYRTKIAVCSNDEKVDPVGACVGMRGMRVKNIVRELLGEKIDIVRWNADLKTYVTNALNPAKLNKIIVDEKENKITIVVDAEQLSLAIGKRGQNARLTSKLLGWKIDIEKDKEDTSFQEKVAMAVDKLTRLLGIEKDQAEKLVHAGFLTVEGIAEADIADLQEQAGLDADSAKSIKDSVSADAKQKD from the coding sequence ATGGCTGTAAACGATCTTTTGACCGTAATAGAAAACATGGAAAAAGAGCGCGGCATAAGCCGCGAGTCCCTCGTCCAGATGGTTGAGGCGGCGCTCCTTTCCGCCTCCCGCAAAAGCGTCGGCCCGGCCAATGACCTGCGCATTGAAATTGACCGCAAGACTTTAAACATCAAAGCCTACGCCAAGGTGGAAGTCGCCGAACGCGTCCTCTCGCGCCACACCCAGATTTCGCTGGCCGAGGCCCGCAAATACAAGCGCGACGCCAAAACGGGCGACATCATTGAAATTGAAGTTCCCGCCCGCGAGTTCGGCCGCATTGCCGCCCAGACCGCCAAACAGGCCATTATTCAGAAAATCAGGCACGCCGAAAAAGAAATTGTCGTCAAGGAATACAAGAACCGCGAAGGAGATATTATCAACGGCACGATCGTGCGGCTGGACCACGGCGACGTGATCATTGATCTGGGCCGGGTGGAGGCGATCATGCCCGCCCGCGAGCGCGTCCCCACCGAGGAATACCAGGTCGGCGACCGGATCCGCGCCTATGTCTTGAGCGTGCAGGATCATACTTCCGGCCACCATATCGTGCTCTCGCGCAGCCATCCCGACTTCGTCCGGCGCCTCTTTACCCTGGAAATATCGGAACTGGCCGATAAGACAATAGAAATCAAGGGCATCGCGCGCGAAGCCGGTTACCGGACAAAAATAGCCGTCTGCAGCAATGATGAAAAAGTTGACCCGGTCGGGGCCTGCGTCGGCATGCGCGGCATGCGCGTAAAAAATATCGTGCGCGAACTGCTCGGGGAAAAAATAGATATCGTCCGCTGGAACGCCGATTTGAAAACTTACGTAACCAACGCCTTGAACCCGGCCAAACTGAACAAGATCATCGTGGATGAGAAAGAGAATAAGATCACGATCGTGGTTGACGCCGAGCAGTTGTCGCTGGCCATCGGCAAAAGGGGGCAAAACGCGCGCCTGACATCAAAACTGCTCGGGTGGAAAATTGACATTGAAAAAGACAAGGAAGACACAAGTTTCCAGGAAAAAGTGGCCATGGCGGTTGACAAACTGACCCGCCTGCTCGGGATTGAAAAAGACCAGGCGGAAAAGCTTGTCCACGCCGGTTTCCTGACGGTTGAGGGCATCGCCGAGGCCGACATTGCCGACCTGCAGGAACAGGCCGGGCTGGACGCCGACAGCGCCAAATCCATAAAGGATTCCGTCTCCGCCGACGCCAAACAAAAGGATTAG
- a CDS encoding uroporphyrinogen decarboxylase family protein, translating to MTTDSIYRERFANTLRHKGVDRCPIDLGGTPQTTITAPGLHEKLKSLLGCAGAEHGNPDERLLARFDVDFRRVGAMLEFETGRERRISATEYSDHFGIHRVFSGKYWETSAGPLENAAIEQVNAYKFPRLDQLTTDLEALEQRARCLHEKTPYVVVAEHPVNGVLELACRLCGYEHIMCMLAADPEFISVLFGKILAFQKEASGAYYSRLGRYIHMTTSGDDFGTQKGLFMSPAMFREFIKPCMKQRFAHIKEFTDAAQQHHSCGNIFQIIPDLIEAGVEVLNPIQPVAGMEPQRLKSEFGRKLTFHGGLDTQALLPSGNHAKIREGVNKLIRAMHPKTDGGFIFAPAHNFQEDVSASSAIAMYDAALEYFGGHL from the coding sequence ATGACAACCGACAGCATATATCGCGAAAGGTTCGCAAATACCCTGCGGCACAAGGGCGTGGACCGTTGCCCCATAGATCTCGGCGGCACTCCCCAAACAACCATTACCGCGCCCGGCTTGCATGAAAAATTGAAATCACTTCTCGGATGCGCCGGCGCGGAACATGGAAATCCGGATGAACGCCTGCTCGCTCGTTTTGACGTTGATTTCCGCCGGGTTGGCGCAATGCTTGAATTTGAGACGGGCCGGGAAAGACGTATTTCCGCGACAGAATATTCCGATCATTTTGGAATTCACCGCGTTTTCAGCGGAAAATACTGGGAAACATCCGCGGGACCGCTGGAAAACGCCGCCATTGAACAGGTCAACGCGTATAAATTCCCGCGCCTTGATCAGTTGACGACCGATCTTGAAGCTCTGGAACAAAGGGCTCGCTGTTTGCATGAAAAAACGCCCTATGTGGTTGTTGCCGAACATCCCGTCAACGGAGTGCTGGAACTGGCTTGCCGGCTGTGCGGCTATGAACATATCATGTGCATGCTCGCGGCGGACCCGGAATTTATCAGCGTTCTCTTCGGGAAAATACTGGCGTTTCAAAAAGAAGCCTCCGGAGCCTACTATTCCAGGCTGGGGCGGTATATTCATATGACCACCAGCGGGGACGATTTCGGCACCCAGAAGGGGTTGTTCATGTCGCCCGCCATGTTTCGGGAATTTATAAAACCCTGCATGAAACAGCGGTTTGCGCACATAAAAGAGTTTACAGATGCGGCGCAACAGCACCATTCCTGCGGAAACATATTCCAAATAATCCCCGATCTTATTGAGGCCGGCGTGGAAGTGCTCAATCCCATTCAGCCGGTCGCCGGCATGGAACCGCAAAGATTAAAGTCTGAATTCGGCCGAAAACTTACTTTTCACGGCGGGTTGGACACGCAGGCGCTCCTTCCATCCGGCAATCATGCAAAAATCAGGGAAGGCGTCAACAAACTGATCCGGGCAATGCATCCCAAAACAGACGGCGGCTTCATTTTTGCGCCGGCGCATAATTTTCAGGAAGATGTTTCCGCCTCTTCGGCGATTGCGATGTATGACGCCGCGCTGGAGTATTTTGGCGGGCATCTTTAG
- a CDS encoding uroporphyrinogen decarboxylase family protein, with protein MLEVIHAFNLKELEFWITTNVDAIRFSDDWGSQHALLVSPETWRHMFKPLYADYCKLIHSRGKSAFMHCCGQILEIYEDLIEIGVDAINSQLFAMDMAELSKRAKGKITFWGDIDRQHIITSPDPAVGRGAVKKVAAHFYDPAGGVIAQLWVDPGANLDTTIAILEEWEKIPSAAG; from the coding sequence TTGCTGGAAGTCATTCATGCGTTTAATTTGAAGGAACTGGAGTTCTGGATAACCACGAATGTTGACGCCATCCGGTTCTCGGATGACTGGGGATCCCAGCATGCGCTGCTCGTTTCGCCGGAAACCTGGCGCCATATGTTCAAACCGTTGTACGCGGATTATTGCAAACTGATTCATTCCAGGGGCAAATCCGCTTTCATGCATTGCTGCGGGCAAATTTTGGAAATATACGAAGACCTGATTGAGATCGGCGTGGATGCCATTAACTCCCAGCTTTTTGCCATGGACATGGCGGAATTGTCAAAACGCGCCAAAGGGAAAATCACCTTTTGGGGAGATATAGACCGTCAGCATATTATAACCTCCCCCGACCCGGCGGTCGGACGGGGCGCCGTGAAAAAAGTCGCGGCGCATTTCTATGATCCCGCTGGCGGAGTTATTGCGCAACTCTGGGTTGATCCCGGGGCAAATCTGGATACAACCATCGCCATTTTGGAGGAATGGGAAAAAATACCGTCCGCCGCAGGATGA
- a CDS encoding FGGY family carbohydrate kinase: MSCAIGIDIGTGKAAVVAIDTGGALRDSASVKTKADIPVPEGRSEQNAAAILEAVGRAVKSIDPEIRRRISAVGITGQMHGMILWNDEEASPLYTWKDKRTLEGGFLDKIRRKPGCRKLRAGFGSATLAYLAARNELGRWSSAGTIHDYFACKICALAKPLTDPSDAASWGLFDIRKKQWNFAAIGKLKIPAKFFPKVVPAGAQAGRLSGEYSSLFGLPEGIPVHAPIGDNQASILATANNTDEEIYLTLGTGGQLSVVIPEKMINEIKRCATVEVRPFVGQKYIAVAAPLCGGQAFEWLINSLQTWLKELGISPPGQDEFYRIIDILGLKSNGDSLAIKPNFLGERDDFSLRGEISGITLGNFSLGNISAALARGVIANIQRMMPDEIFRDKKTVVCSGNAIRRLKILQEAVKTRFHLPIRILPKSEEAALGAARVAMPPS, from the coding sequence ATGTCCTGCGCGATCGGCATAGATATCGGCACCGGCAAAGCGGCCGTTGTGGCAATTGACACGGGCGGCGCCTTGCGCGACAGCGCTTCTGTCAAAACAAAGGCGGACATTCCCGTCCCGGAAGGACGGTCCGAACAAAACGCCGCCGCCATCCTTGAGGCGGTCGGCCGCGCCGTCAAATCAATTGACCCCGAAATCAGGCGGAGAATTTCCGCCGTGGGAATTACCGGGCAGATGCACGGGATGATTCTTTGGAATGACGAGGAGGCCTCGCCTCTTTACACGTGGAAAGACAAAAGAACTCTTGAGGGCGGGTTCCTGGACAAGATCAGGCGGAAACCGGGCTGCCGCAAATTGAGGGCCGGGTTCGGCTCGGCAACATTGGCGTATCTCGCCGCGAGGAATGAACTTGGCCGGTGGAGTTCTGCGGGGACCATCCATGATTATTTTGCCTGCAAAATCTGCGCCCTGGCGAAACCATTGACGGATCCTTCCGATGCCGCCAGCTGGGGCCTGTTTGACATCAGGAAAAAACAATGGAATTTTGCCGCGATCGGGAAACTCAAAATACCGGCAAAATTCTTTCCGAAAGTTGTCCCCGCCGGCGCTCAGGCCGGCAGATTATCGGGCGAATATTCCTCTTTGTTTGGATTGCCGGAAGGGATTCCGGTCCATGCGCCGATAGGGGATAATCAGGCTTCAATACTGGCGACGGCAAACAATACGGACGAGGAAATCTATCTGACGCTTGGCACCGGCGGCCAGCTTTCCGTGGTGATTCCGGAAAAGATGATCAATGAAATAAAACGTTGCGCGACGGTTGAAGTAAGGCCGTTCGTGGGGCAAAAATATATCGCCGTCGCCGCTCCATTATGCGGAGGACAGGCTTTTGAGTGGCTGATCAATTCGCTCCAAACGTGGCTGAAGGAACTCGGAATTAGCCCGCCCGGGCAGGACGAGTTTTACAGAATAATTGACATTTTGGGTCTGAAAAGCAACGGCGATTCGCTGGCAATTAAGCCCAATTTTCTTGGCGAAAGGGATGACTTTTCTTTGCGAGGCGAGATATCCGGCATAACGCTGGGCAATTTTTCCCTCGGAAACATCTCGGCCGCCCTGGCCAGGGGCGTGATTGCCAACATCCAGCGCATGATGCCAGACGAAATTTTCCGGGATAAAAAAACAGTGGTTTGCAGCGGCAATGCCATAAGGCGCCTGAAAATATTACAGGAGGCCGTCAAAACGCGGTTTCATCTGCCGATCAGAATATTGCCGAAATCGGAAGAGGCCGCTTTGGGAGCCGCCCGTGTTGCCATGCCCCCTTCTTAA
- a CDS encoding TIM barrel protein, which yields MMKENIGKYARLGLVHHLLYPRCLEDAAYHFETLREFVKRDDIETFDCCLPFEEPYKRKAMEAVRDSGKEVVYSMHIFPLDKISLGSDSPREQKLIRLYLQDQIAAAAAIGAKGFVFSSGRDVPAPERPAALKNFRNLCKWLCPELAKHGITALLEPFDREFDKKFLYGPTPECMELINSLEPEIVNFGIELDIAHLPLMGESFEKAISTVKPKLKRMHIGNCVMKDSSSKWRGDTHPPVGFAGGEIDVPELTEVLRLALRAGYLNKEQRGALVLEMLPFPDMTVEETIRDSAKRLEEAWKLA from the coding sequence ATGATGAAAGAGAATATCGGAAAATACGCGAGATTGGGGCTGGTCCACCATCTGTTATATCCCAGGTGCCTTGAGGACGCCGCATATCATTTTGAAACCCTGCGTGAATTCGTAAAGCGGGACGACATTGAGACGTTTGATTGCTGCCTTCCGTTTGAAGAACCATACAAGCGGAAGGCGATGGAAGCAGTGCGGGACAGCGGGAAGGAAGTTGTTTATTCCATGCATATTTTTCCCCTGGATAAAATTTCGCTGGGCAGCGATTCCCCGCGGGAACAGAAGCTTATCCGTCTTTACCTTCAGGATCAGATCGCCGCGGCCGCGGCGATCGGCGCAAAAGGATTTGTGTTTTCGTCCGGGAGGGACGTTCCGGCGCCGGAAAGACCCGCGGCCCTGAAAAATTTTAGAAATTTATGCAAATGGCTTTGCCCTGAACTGGCCAAACACGGCATCACCGCGCTGCTGGAGCCGTTTGACCGCGAGTTTGACAAAAAATTCCTTTATGGCCCCACGCCGGAGTGCATGGAATTGATTAATTCCCTGGAGCCTGAAATCGTTAATTTCGGCATAGAGCTTGATATCGCCCATCTGCCGTTGATGGGAGAGAGTTTTGAAAAAGCAATTTCCACCGTAAAGCCAAAACTGAAACGCATGCATATCGGCAATTGCGTCATGAAAGATTCATCATCAAAATGGCGCGGAGACACGCATCCGCCGGTCGGCTTTGCGGGCGGGGAAATAGATGTTCCGGAATTAACCGAAGTGCTGCGTCTGGCATTGCGGGCCGGCTATTTGAATAAAGAACAACGCGGCGCTCTCGTGCTGGAGATGCTGCCGTTCCCGGATATGACTGTAGAGGAAACAATCCGGGATTCTGCAAAACGCCTGGAAGAGGCATGGAAATTGGCGTGA
- a CDS encoding beta-galactosidase trimerization domain-containing protein, with protein MFKPKYSLFYDNHTMPSCPDVGKNFDVEAFTGKIKECGVDFLTFHARCNMGNAYYDTKIGVKHPSLAYDLFGKIAEACERKCIKLSAYLNAGLSHAEALLHMDWLRVDMEGRVYTDKTFPSVRIMCFNTPYREHLKAMTLEVAKKYPSVSGFFWDCMYPTHPCVCPVCVKEMKKRGINWRDARAAAAFSRLSAVRIAEEISMELKKINPEYLLYFNGLGFAPQAEIGTYLECECLPTGGWGYEALPVLSRYLRNFEKTVLNMTGRFHKSWGDFGGIRTEASLEYDLLYGLANGMRPNVGGHFHPRGDINNAVFDLIKKVYRKLQTYDEWHLDARPVAEIAVFLNTDNDMGDLAAGIGPGVYGAARMLCELKQQFDVISEKNDWSGYKIIILPDNVLMTGPIQKKVKAHLDAGKKIIASHKSGFEPGLKGFMFEKEWGARFIKDNDFAPAFFTIAPPYGRDLPDMPLSLYSMGIEMAPIRGTGAFGKMIKSFCNFGWDGEHINFYAPPYEATDLPILVAGKQVAHFSHPIFDAYYKMAPVPLRQLFANVLDEFLSNPVLKTQNLPSFARAMVTEKASRKMAHLFAYVPEKRGASKLPAWFPLTEALAFYTPEEKGESATEMIEEPITVCDAVVKIRLDGKIPGKVYTAPDRKPMEFKIRDDYLEIQVPMFKGYALLVAEE; from the coding sequence TTGATGTTGAAGCCTTTACCGGCAAAATAAAAGAATGCGGGGTTGATTTTCTGACTTTTCACGCCAGATGCAACATGGGCAATGCGTATTACGACACAAAAATCGGCGTGAAGCATCCTTCCCTCGCCTATGATCTCTTCGGTAAAATCGCCGAAGCCTGTGAAAGGAAATGCATAAAACTTTCCGCCTATCTCAACGCGGGATTGAGCCATGCGGAAGCCCTGCTCCACATGGATTGGCTGCGCGTGGACATGGAAGGAAGAGTTTATACCGACAAGACGTTCCCGTCCGTCAGGATCATGTGTTTCAATACGCCGTATCGCGAACATCTCAAGGCAATGACCCTGGAAGTAGCAAAGAAATACCCGTCCGTCAGCGGTTTTTTCTGGGATTGCATGTATCCGACGCATCCCTGCGTCTGCCCCGTGTGCGTGAAGGAAATGAAAAAACGCGGCATAAATTGGCGAGACGCGAGAGCCGCGGCCGCTTTTTCGCGGCTTTCCGCCGTCCGCATAGCGGAGGAAATTTCAATGGAATTGAAAAAAATCAATCCCGAGTATTTGTTGTATTTCAACGGATTAGGGTTTGCGCCGCAAGCGGAAATAGGGACTTATCTTGAATGCGAATGCCTGCCCACGGGAGGATGGGGGTACGAAGCTCTGCCGGTCTTGTCAAGGTATCTCAGAAATTTCGAAAAAACCGTCCTGAACATGACCGGCCGCTTTCATAAAAGCTGGGGCGATTTCGGCGGCATACGCACCGAAGCCAGCCTGGAATATGATCTTCTTTACGGCCTTGCCAACGGAATGCGTCCGAATGTGGGCGGGCATTTTCATCCAAGAGGCGACATAAACAACGCCGTGTTTGATTTGATCAAAAAAGTCTATAGAAAGCTGCAAACCTACGATGAATGGCATCTGGACGCCAGGCCCGTTGCTGAAATTGCCGTTTTTCTCAATACCGATAATGATATGGGCGACCTCGCGGCCGGCATCGGCCCCGGTGTTTACGGAGCGGCGAGGATGCTCTGCGAGTTGAAACAGCAATTTGACGTGATATCGGAAAAAAACGACTGGAGCGGATATAAAATAATTATCTTGCCCGATAATGTTTTGATGACGGGCCCGATTCAAAAAAAGGTAAAGGCCCATCTTGACGCCGGGAAAAAGATAATCGCCAGCCACAAAAGCGGTTTTGAGCCCGGTCTGAAAGGCTTTATGTTTGAAAAAGAATGGGGCGCGCGCTTCATAAAGGACAATGATTTTGCCCCGGCTTTCTTCACCATTGCGCCCCCTTACGGCAGGGACTTGCCGGATATGCCCCTCTCGCTTTATTCAATGGGGATTGAGATGGCGCCGATCCGGGGAACCGGGGCGTTCGGGAAAATGATAAAATCATTCTGTAATTTCGGCTGGGACGGGGAACACATTAATTTCTACGCGCCGCCTTATGAAGCGACAGATCTCCCGATCCTTGTCGCCGGCAAACAGGTCGCCCATTTCAGCCATCCGATCTTTGACGCATATTATAAAATGGCGCCCGTTCCCCTCCGCCAGCTTTTTGCCAACGTTCTGGATGAATTTCTTTCAAACCCGGTTTTAAAAACACAAAACCTGCCGTCATTCGCCAGGGCCATGGTCACGGAAAAGGCAAGCCGGAAAATGGCGCATCTTTTCGCTTATGTGCCGGAAAAGCGCGGGGCTTCAAAGCTCCCGGCCTGGTTCCCGCTGACGGAAGCGCTTGCTTTTTATACGCCGGAGGAAAAAGGGGAATCGGCAACAGAAATGATAGAAGAACCCATAACCGTCTGCGATGCCGTGGTAAAGATAAGGCTTGACGGCAAAATTCCCGGGAAAGTCTATACGGCGCCGGACAGGAAACCAATGGAATTCAAAATAAGAGACGATTACCTTGAAATACAAGTGCCCATGTTCAAGGGATATGCCCTGCTTGTGGCGGAGGAATGA